The Pleurodeles waltl isolate 20211129_DDA chromosome 7, aPleWal1.hap1.20221129, whole genome shotgun sequence genome contains the following window.
cgcctcaaaccccactttgagcgaactgagctatccatgctcctagcgacagatgacggggtggaggaagagagtgagcctcttcctgacctcctgtctgcaggagagaaagatgggtctgtggagggagtgatcctctccccctccctgactgaggagcagcagagggactgtcgccacgtgctgggacagttcgcctcactgttttccctgatcccaggagtcacacacctgtgcacacatgatgtggacactggggacagtacacctgttaaacataaggtttacagggtgactgacagggtgagggcttgcattaaggaggaagtctccaaaatgttagccctaagggttattgagcactccagcagtccttgggccagcccagtggtcttggtcccaaaggctactgctcctggtgccactccagaacttaggttctgtgtggactaccggggtctcaatgcggtcagcaagactgactcacaccccatcccccgagctgatgagctcattgatcggttaggagctgccaagtacctcagtacgtttgatttaacatctgggtactggcagattgccttaactgaaggggcaaaggagaggtcagcattctctacccccgatgggcacttccacttcaatgtgatgccctttgggatgaagaatgcccctgccacctttcagaggttggtcaaccaggtgttggcaggactggatgagttcagtgccgcctacctggatgacattgctgtgtttagttccacatgggaggaacacctgcaacacctctggagagtgttagaggccctgcagaaggcaggcctcactattaaggcgagcaagtgccagatagggcagggttctgttgtgtacttaggacaccaggtggggagtggccaggtggcacccctacagcctaagattgacacgattctggcttgggagcctcccaagacccagactgaagtgagagcctttttaggtctcacaggatactataggaggttcgttaagggatatggtaccattgttacccccttaactgagttgacttctaagaagcaacccaagaaagtgatctggacagaggcttgccagaacgcttttgatgccctgaaggctgccatgtgcacagcacctgtgctgaaggcacctgactactccacggagtttgttgtacagacagacgcctcagagcatggtattggagcagtactctcacagctgaatgaagagggcctagatcaacccgtagccttcattagcaggaggttactacccagggaacgtaggtggagtgccatagaacgtgaagcgtttgctgtggtctgggcactgaagaagctaagaccctacttgtttgggactcacttccgagttcagaccgaccacagacccctcagatggttaatgcagatgaggggtgagaacccgaaactgttgaggtggtccatttccctacaggggatggactttacggtggaacatcgacccggtacagaacacgccaatgctgatggtctgtccaggttcttccgccttagtgatgagaactcccatgaggttgggtagttgctccccacttttagctgggggggacacgtgttagacttttcatccttggcgtggtctcccttaactttttgcctctgttccccaggttgttgatgtgtgctggactctgattttgctgtttttgttactctgggcactttaccactgctaaccagtgctaaagtgcaagtgctcctgtttaaattgtatgtaagtggttcatccatgattggcatatttgaattactagtaagtccctagtaatgtgcactagaggtgccagggcctgtaaatcaaatgctactagtgggcctgcagcactggttgtgccacccacataagtagctctgtaatcatgtctcagacctgccactgcagtgtctgtgtgtgtatttttacactgtaaattcgacttggcaagtgtacccacttgccaggcctaaaccttccctttccttacatgtaaggcacccctaaggtatgccctaggtagccccaagggcagggtgcagtgtatggataaggtaggacatatagtaatgtggtttatatgtcctgacagtgaaatactgccaatttcgttttcactgttgcaaggtctgtctctctctcataggataatatgggggctacctttaaatatgattaaagtgtagattcccctagagaagagatggacaggtggagtttgggatccctgaactcacaatttaaaaatgcatcttttagtaaagttgattttgagattgtgcgtttgaaaatgccacttttagaaagtgagcattttcttgcttaaaccattctgtgactctgccttgtttgtggattccctgtctgggtcagttgacagttgggttgtttttcacctcacaccagacagtgacacaaagggagctggggtgtgatctgcattcctgattagccatctctgctaggagggaggggtggagtggtcactctcatctgaaaggactgtgcctgcctctgacaatgctgtctccagccccctggtgtgtgtctgaggccttgcctgggcaaggcaggatttcacaagaaggtgtgagtcccctttgaagaaaggtgacttcaaagactaaaatgggtataagaagggcacccaaacttacaaactttagaaacacttctggaatcaaggggaacctctgcctggagaagagctgatcgctgaggaacaagtgctgccctgcctgtgactgtgctttgtggagctttcctgcagtgctgcttctgccagagtaagagggcaaagactggactttgtgtgccttccatcttgaagaagaaatctccaagggcttgatgtagagcttgcctcctgttgttgaagtctcagggatagcaaagacttcttcctgccagcacctggagtctctggagagacccctactctgctctgtggtgcccttccagttcctgggaccctgaaaggagaggctggcagcctaaggacaaaaatacacgcaccgagcaccgtgcggagaaaagatcgacgcgaatccgatcgcggctgagaaaacgacgcgacgccggctccgcagctgagaaacgacgccgctggaaacgcgaccggagaatcgacgcccggagcaggagaaacgacgcgcagcatcgctgacgaaggctgagagatcgcaaccagcgccgcgggacttcggaccgtcgcgtggctggctttttcgacgcgcctcgccgagccgagctgttttcgacgcatatacccgtgccgggttattttcgacgcacaccgcccgtgcggggttatttttgacgcaaaccaggtacatttacacgctagcagcgctagtgtgttgttacaactacctaaagactctttttattttaaaccttttaaaaatcataacttgacttgtgtatgttggatttttgtcgttttggtcttgttttgtctagataaatatttcctatttttctaaactggtgttgtgtcattttgtagtgttttcattaagttactgtgtgtgtcggtacaaatactttacgcccagcactctgaggttaagcctactgctctgccaagctaccaagggggtaagcaggggttagctgagggtgattctcttttatcctaactagagtgagggtccttgcttgaacagggggtaacctgactgtcaaccaaagaccccatttctaacacatagtaagcacgggacccacggctgggcatacccctcccacttggtgcgacaaatgcaaaaacaacagatgatggactgaatacaatttctaaaagtggcattttcaaactgacaatttaaaacccaactttaccaaaagatgtatttttcaattgtaatTTCAGAGACAAAATGAGAAGATAGGGATATGTAGGGTAAAATCACTTCAGCACAACACATTTCAGTATTTCCTGATGCTTTTCATAATTTTGTTAGATGAAAAGTGGGGTCACAAGTTATTTTTCCTCAGTTAGCAACTTCTCTGTAATCTGCAAGATGATTCAAAAAGGTAATCCCTCAATGCTCTAGGGTGATAGTTGTGCTATTCTAGCATAGTGTTCTCTTCTCTGGGCtttcaaaataaagatatttaaaggttatTGTCATTGATCTTAACAGTGAAGCCGTGAAACCGTGGTAATCAAAAGTCCGGTTGTGAATTGTTTAAGTGTTTACTGAATTCAGATAAaggacctgatttacagtttggcatagTGGGTTACTACTTCGCAATTGTGAAGGatattccgtctgccatattatgatcccattagaGCCTATGGAGATACAGTGAACAGGATATTCAccgcgtttgtgacagagtaaaatgTCTGCCCAACTCCGAATCAGGCCCAACGTGTTTTCATTTCCAGACAAAAATCATGAAGATGCCATTATTGTATCTTTTCCAAATGTTTATGCTCTTATCTAAAGGGTTACCAGAGTTTACAATACATGATGTCTCAAAAACCTCTCTCAAAAGCATGGCAAAGTTAGGTGTAAATACTTCTGCCTTGGATGTACCTTTGTATTAAGAGACATATTTGCCATCAAATGAAAATCCATTTTATGCTAGAGCAATTCAAAGCAAGATAATTACACAGATGGAGGTGCCTGGGAAGTTCCTAGTGTTTTATCTAGGATCACTTTTATGACAACCTTTTGTAGGATATGTATATACAATGATTCAGTAATAAAGGGGGCAaaaattatttttgagggccaaaATCTATGTGTTTAATGAGGTTTATAATATCTATGTTGACTTTCACATACATGTTCTTTTTTTGTATGATATCATTGAGCTTGTTGTGCTTCAAACTGTTTTTCCAGTTAGTGACTTTGACATGCAAGCAGTGACCTGTTTTCTTTAGCtgggggtcttgtctgagagggagagtatgattTTCATGTCATCTACGTAGAAGAGTATGTTGATGTAGTTTGCATTGATGTcattggctagagggatcatgtatgctttgaagagggtggggctggaaTTATGACACTTTGCTTATTAGTTTGCTCTCTTCAAGGAGCAGGGTGTCAGGCAGACAGTTTGGGTTCTATCCTTTCTATCCCTTGCTTCctcaataaatacatatttaaaatatgaatgCCTGTATTCCCCCAACAAATATTTCTTCCTTTTTAATCCTGACTTTTCACATTGTTCATACTGAATTCTACAGTCTATTTAATACATATTGACACTTTTATTTTGCCATTGTCTGTTTTTTCCTTACTGTATTAAATAATAATATCTCGATCACAAGACCAAAAGGTCTTGAAATAGCTCTAGGCTTTAATAGGGTAGCCCAAAATAATCTTAGGAAGACCTTCATTCTCCTATGATAGAGTCAGATTGTGGGTGTTTTGGAGGCCCTCAACCTTTCTTGCACCTCCAATTTAAAAGTAATGTCAGATATTAGAACttagaaaaataaacataaaaaacattgatAGAAAATGTGAAAAACACTAAGTGGTACACAATAACACAATGGAAGCATATATAGAACAGTACACTTTGGGTAGCTCATTATTCTATTTGTGATAAGCTGTATGCACATGGTTTCAAAATGCCAATTGTAGACAAAGAATCCATAATCTTGTGTTCGAGTATTTAAATGTCCTCTTTTATTTAAACTTATATCTGCAAAATACATTGAAAGGCTAAAATAATTCCCGACTTTTTATTTCAAACTATATCCTGTCAAAGGGTAACTTGTAACATTGAAATCTTTTTTTTCTCATGTTTTAACATATTAATGCTGTGTTTATTACATGATTCTGAAAGCATTAATCTCGTGAAACAGGACTGCAACCatatgattgggattttgcaaattaattttaaaaaagcattctGCTAAAACATTTGAAACAACATTGAACTtagaaaaacacaacacacactgtTTGTAATTCATACATCAGTGTATATAATATGTCAAATAGTATTACAACAGTAGTTTCAAAAACaactttctctttcaattttaaATTGGTTTGACAACAATGAAGTTATGCAGTCATCTTTCTGCATCATAATTCACGCTGTTCTCTTGGTCTTTCTGAGAGCATTTTTAAactctgcatttttaaaactgtaaataaTGGGGTTACACAGTGGAGTAACAGCAACATATGACAAAGACATTATCTTGTTGTCTTTAATCGAATATGTGGATGTCGGCCGCATGTACGTTGAACAGAGCGATGCATAGAATAAAACAACCACAGTGATGTGAGAGGCACATGTGGAAAAAGCTTTATCCTTCCCACTCTTTGATTTGATTTTCAGAATTGACACTGTGATTTTGCTATAAGACATAATTATTAAAATGAATGACACCATTGCTATTACTACTCCATTGATGTAAATTAGTATCTCATTGCTGAAAGTGTTACTGCAAGAAATCTTCAACAGGGCAGTCATATCACAGAAGAAGTGATTAATTGTGTGGGAATCGCAGAAAGAGAGCTTGGACAGTAGCACAATATGTGGAATTGTATTTATAAGACCAACTCCCCAGCTTCCAGCAGTCAGCCACATGCACACAGCCCTGTTCATGATAGCTGGGTAATGAAGGGGATTGCAGATAGCAACATATCGATCATAAGCCATAACAGTGAGGAGAAGGAACTCAACAGTTGCCATGCTCAGGACAAAAAACAGCTGCAGCAAGCAATTCATAAGAGACAAGTGCATACCCTCAAGAAAGAAGTGAGCCAGAAGTTGTGGAAAAATGACTGAAACATACCATATATCGAGAAAGGACAAATGTGTGAGGAAGTAGTACATAGGTGTGTGAAGATTTGAGTTTGAATAAACTGTTGCCAAGATCAGAAGATTTCCTACTAGAGTTAAGAGATACACCATTAGAAATGCAACAAAAAGTGGAATCTGCAAATGTGGAACATCTGAAAATCcgacaattaaaaaatattcagtGAAGCTtagattttcttttttcattttttcagcaaGGCAGCAATGCTAGACATTACAGTTATCCCATAAGTGAAATAAATACACAATTGAAGTCGATTGATTTGTTGGCAGGATACTGAGTTGATGAGTAATGTCTTGGTTGAATTGTGCATAACCTGGTGGCACTTTCACCGTCTCCTATGGTGAACAGTCATTTGAAGCAGCCCATCTACAAagggctaccaccagtgatgtattGCGACGTCTTCAAGGCATGGTAGACCTTTTAGGGACAATCaacaatgcaataaaaaaaaacataattgattaggccatttttttaaattattttttaagaaacaaatgtcTACATTGCACATCAAAACTGAGTGCCAAGAGGAAAATGCCAAAAGAGCAGTTTTGCTGAATGTGCATCTTTAGGTAATTTATAGGCACCTTTGTCAAAACAATTCTGTAAACAGTAAGAACTATCAGAGTGGTTCCTGTTCTACCGAGCATACTTCTTTCAGTGACAAAGATGTATTTTTGACAATTCTTCTAGTTAAAGTTTTAAAATTGTTAAAGGTTGTACATGCCTGGATACCAGTAACATCACAACCCCCTTGGAATTTTTTACAAGTCTATAACAATTTCTTTCACTTAGAAACTTATGAATTTTGAAGCTCAACTGTGACTTACCTCTTTAAGCATTTTGGATTGTATCTATGCTGCTCTTAATGCCACCTAATACCATCTTCCAATGTATCATCTAAGATCATTGCAACCCTTGATAAAGATACCCACTTATCCCATGGTCACCCCTTTACCATGTATAAGTCTTAGATATTTTTCTTCCCTTCTTGCCATTCTTCTCCAGGCATCAGTTCCTGAGTTTTAGAAACACACATAGGGGTTACATCTTTTGAAAAATCACACATCAGGCCCTACTGGCCTTTGTACATATCATACATTTTCCCCTATCCCTGTTTGTCAAATTTATAGAGAAAGCTACTAGTAAATAGATTTCAGACTACTATAAATCAGTTCCGTCTTGACACGTTGCAGTTGGGATTCTGAGCATACTACAGTACTGTAACTACTCGGTTTGTTGCTACTGATGCTCTCAGGATGATGTTGGAAAAGGGTGGCCCTGTGCACTTGTTCTCATTAAACCCCTGGCAGCTTTCTATAACGTGTCTCATTTCAACCTTCTATCATGTCTTGTCAATGCAGTCATCTGCCAAGCACTTAAATGCCTCTGTTCTTTTTTATTATCTAGAACCCAAGCTTTTTATCTGCTTGCTTTTCATTCTTTTACCTGACCTATTATCTCTCTATTACCTATTATTACTATAGGGATTATATTTTAAGTTGTAATAATAATTATACTACTTATATTTCCCTTCTGATGGAGTTATTTTGCTCTTTTGGGCTTTGGGATCTTTCTTGTATGCAGACAATACTGAATGTATGATACTCACATTGTGCAAAGTcaccacacatgcatcaccacccACAAATGATTCCAATCCAGCTACCTTCGTACTCTTTCGAAAGACAAACCAAGTCTACTATGATACATGTGAAGAACTCTGAAAAACCACATTCTAATCCCTTTTACCCTGTAATATCCATGGTTTATATCATTATGTTACAATAAAAAATCCCTTGGAGGGTCAGCTTATGGGTGATGGTATATACCTAACTTTTTAACTTTTCAGCCAGTGGAGCAAAACTCAAGACTCATCTATTCCACCAACAACCTACACTACCTCCTTTAGAACATATTCTGAGTTTGTCTTCTTGCATTAATTTTTTGACATAGACATCCACAGAAAAAGCAAAGATTCACTTCTTTTCTCACATACCCTAACTCAATGCATAACCGCGAAATTAGTGCTAAAAGGATTTCCTCACTAGGGATTCCGTTAAGATAAATGTATTTAAtatgcatcaaatcaaatcaaatcataaacatttataaagcgcgacactcacccgtgagggtctcaaggcgctatggggatggggttactgctgctcgaagagccaggtcttgagttgcctctggaatgcgaggtggtcctgggtggtcctgaggttggtggggagggaattccatgtcttggccgccaggtaggagaaggatttcccacctgctgtggtgcggcggatgcgagggacggcggcgagagcgaggttggcaggttgggtgtgtagaaactgaggcgacggttgaggtattcgggttccttgttgtggagggctttgtgtgcgtgggtgaggagtcggaaggtgatccttttggtgacgggaagccagtgcaggagtctgaggtgggcggagatgtggctgttgcggggtatgtcgaggacgaggcgggcggaggcgttttgaattcgctgcagacgtttctggagtttagcgtatagggtgttgccgtagtccaggcggctcgtgacgagtgcGTGGGCCATGGTCTtgctggtgtcggcggggatccaacggaagatctttcagagcatgcggagggtgaggaagcaggaggataatacggcgttgacttgtttggtaatggggagaagtgggtccaggatgaatccg
Protein-coding sequences here:
- the LOC138247155 gene encoding olfactory receptor 1L4-like; protein product: MKKENLSFTEYFLIVGFSDVPHLQIPLFVAFLMVYLLTLVGNLLILATVYSNSNLHTPMYYFLTHLSFLDIWYVSVIFPQLLAHFFLEGMHLSLMNCLLQLFFVLSMATVEFLLLTVMAYDRYVAICNPLHYPAIMNRAVCMWLTAGSWGVGLINTIPHIVLLSKLSFCDSHTINHFFCDMTALLKISCSNTFSNEILIYINGVVIAMVSFILIIMSYSKITVSILKIKSKSGKDKAFSTCASHITVVVLFYASLCSTYMRPTSTYSIKDNKIMSLSYVAVTPLCNPIIYSFKNAEFKNALRKTKRTA